A genomic stretch from candidate division WOR-3 bacterium includes:
- a CDS encoding UDP-N-acetylmuramoyl-L-alanyl-D-glutamate--2,6-diaminopimelate ligase — MSRVKKLTDVVRGVPCEIKGNSEVEIKGIAYHSADVKPGYLFVAIEGFKVSGREFIDDAIHRGAVAVATVDVREVKKGWVTAIGTKFPRRFLAQVANRFYDFPARKLSLIGVTGTNGKTTTCFMIRSVCQQLGFEPGFIGTIEHFDGQERKPASQTTPESLDFVRMLSRMVENGVPVCVAEVSSHSLELDRVFDLDFRVGVFTNFTQDHLDFHRTMENYKKAKMKLFEGLAPNAFAVVNFDDRVGREIPYLTRAKVISYGTMPEVEPRPDISGVITALYPAGSRCEVRIDGKTIPVEIKIPGRHNLLNLLATFGVAKAMGWEPEVVAEGVSKLDRVPGRLEAVPNRLGFSVFVDYAHTPDALQRVLETAREWTKGKIIVVFGCGGDRDRGKRPLMGKVAVQRADIVVVTSDNPRSEDPKQIIAEILQGIGTPGSNVIVEVDREEAIRQALQRAQSGDTVIIAGKGHEDYQIVGGEKSHFDDREVVRRVLREME, encoded by the coding sequence ATGAGTCGAGTAAAGAAGCTTACCGATGTGGTGCGGGGAGTGCCCTGCGAAATTAAGGGCAATTCCGAAGTGGAGATTAAAGGAATCGCCTATCATTCGGCAGATGTCAAGCCGGGTTATTTGTTTGTGGCGATTGAAGGCTTTAAGGTTTCGGGTCGGGAGTTTATCGACGACGCGATTCATCGGGGAGCAGTGGCGGTGGCAACGGTTGATGTTCGGGAAGTGAAAAAAGGGTGGGTCACAGCGATTGGCACCAAGTTCCCCCGGAGGTTTCTTGCCCAAGTTGCCAATCGGTTTTACGATTTTCCCGCTCGGAAGTTAAGCCTGATTGGGGTAACCGGAACCAACGGAAAAACTACGACCTGTTTTATGATACGTTCAGTCTGCCAGCAGTTAGGTTTTGAACCGGGTTTTATCGGAACGATTGAGCACTTCGACGGTCAGGAGAGAAAGCCGGCGAGTCAAACAACGCCAGAGAGCCTGGATTTCGTTCGGATGCTTAGCCGGATGGTTGAAAACGGTGTTCCGGTGTGCGTTGCCGAGGTTTCTTCCCACTCACTGGAACTGGACCGGGTTTTTGACCTTGATTTTCGGGTAGGAGTTTTTACGAATTTTACACAGGACCATCTTGATTTTCACCGGACGATGGAGAATTACAAAAAGGCAAAGATGAAACTGTTTGAGGGTCTTGCACCAAACGCGTTTGCGGTGGTAAATTTTGACGACCGTGTTGGCAGGGAAATACCGTACTTGACTCGGGCAAAAGTAATTTCGTATGGAACGATGCCCGAAGTAGAGCCTCGTCCGGACATATCAGGGGTAATTACGGCGTTGTATCCCGCAGGAAGTCGGTGTGAAGTGCGAATTGATGGCAAAACAATACCAGTTGAAATCAAGATTCCAGGGCGCCACAATCTCCTGAATCTTCTGGCGACTTTTGGCGTGGCAAAGGCGATGGGATGGGAGCCAGAAGTGGTTGCCGAGGGTGTGAGTAAACTGGACCGGGTACCTGGTCGATTGGAGGCGGTACCGAACAGGTTAGGTTTTTCGGTTTTTGTTGACTATGCCCATACGCCGGATGCCCTCCAACGGGTACTGGAAACAGCCCGCGAATGGACAAAAGGAAAAATTATAGTGGTGTTCGGATGTGGTGGCGACCGGGACCGGGGGAAAAGACCTTTGATGGGAAAGGTTGCGGTTCAGCGCGCCGATATCGTCGTCGTCACTTCTGATAACCCGAGGAGTGAAGACCCAAAACAGATAATCGCCGAAATTTTACAGGGGATAGGAACTCCTGGTTCTAATGTGATTGTTGAAGTCGACCGCGAGGAGGCGATTCGTCAGGCATTGCAGCGGGCACAGAGTGGTGATACGGTAATTATTGCCGGGAAGGGGCATGAGGACTATCAGATTGTCGGCGGAGAGAAGAGCCATTTTGATGACCGGGAAGTGGTACGCAGAGTGTTGAGGGAGATGGAATAA
- a CDS encoding penicillin-binding protein 2, which produces MASAGKRSKIVEVIVLLVWGGLVYRLVGVQIVRWRFYEREADRLHFSRVELLGERGKIYDCKGRLLTLNRSTCSIRVLPQWVRNKDTLAQIFADFGLGTYSENRRLLDEHKRLFWFRRRVDFALGDSLRSVLVRRRFRNAVLVENDYQRVYPYKEVCADVVGFVGAEGGLAGIEWEFDRVLKGEPGWIMMQKDAKGFAYPSPGYPRKEPKPGKDIHLTIDVDVQEICYRALEKGVIQTGAKQGSVVVLDARTGAIRALVDYPGYDPNNFKNFPKNLFKSAAVADQFEPGSSFKIVICAAALEDSHPERFTDRVYDVSCGYIEIGKKKIKDVHPNGVLSFDSVFINSSNPACALMSFEIEPESFYSVARYLGFGEKVGIGLPDEGAGYLDSPRLLRNRLRFATISFGQGVTATLLQMAAAYLCIANDGLYLKPYLIEGLANGVGVRANGGGKAIRQAVKKSTAKRMKDILERVVINGTGKLAAIPGVAVCGKTGTAQKVEPWGGYSSTRSLMSFVGFLPKDNPRYVIAVMIDEPKTVRFASAAACPVFKEIGERLLVLEQMDKVVRR; this is translated from the coding sequence ATGGCATCAGCAGGAAAACGCAGCAAAATTGTTGAGGTTATTGTACTGCTGGTGTGGGGCGGGCTGGTTTACCGGCTCGTTGGTGTGCAGATTGTCCGCTGGCGCTTTTACGAACGGGAGGCAGACCGCCTTCATTTTAGTCGGGTAGAGTTACTGGGGGAACGGGGAAAAATCTACGACTGCAAGGGAAGGCTGTTGACGCTTAACCGTTCCACCTGTTCAATAAGAGTTCTTCCCCAATGGGTGCGGAACAAAGATACCCTGGCACAGATTTTCGCTGACTTCGGGTTGGGGACATATTCCGAGAATCGTCGTCTTTTAGATGAACACAAAAGGCTGTTCTGGTTTCGCCGCCGGGTTGATTTTGCGCTGGGCGATTCGTTGCGTTCGGTTCTGGTGAGGCGGAGATTTCGGAACGCGGTTCTGGTCGAGAATGACTATCAGCGGGTTTATCCGTATAAAGAGGTGTGTGCCGATGTGGTGGGATTTGTTGGCGCCGAAGGTGGGCTTGCCGGGATTGAATGGGAGTTTGACCGGGTTTTAAAGGGTGAGCCGGGCTGGATTATGATGCAGAAGGATGCAAAGGGGTTTGCCTATCCATCGCCTGGCTATCCCCGCAAGGAACCAAAACCGGGAAAGGATATTCACCTGACGATTGATGTTGATGTGCAGGAGATTTGTTATCGGGCGCTGGAAAAAGGGGTTATTCAAACCGGGGCAAAACAGGGTTCGGTTGTGGTGCTTGATGCCCGAACCGGAGCGATTCGGGCGCTGGTTGATTACCCGGGATACGACCCCAACAATTTTAAAAATTTCCCCAAAAATTTGTTTAAGAGTGCGGCAGTAGCAGACCAGTTTGAGCCGGGGTCGAGTTTTAAGATTGTGATATGTGCTGCGGCGCTGGAGGATTCCCATCCGGAACGGTTCACGGACCGGGTTTATGATGTGTCATGCGGTTATATTGAGATTGGCAAGAAAAAGATTAAGGATGTTCATCCGAATGGGGTGCTTTCGTTTGACAGCGTATTTATTAACTCTTCGAATCCGGCATGCGCATTGATGTCGTTTGAGATAGAACCGGAGTCGTTCTATTCGGTGGCGCGGTATCTCGGTTTTGGGGAGAAGGTGGGTATTGGCTTGCCTGATGAGGGTGCCGGTTATCTTGATTCTCCACGCCTTTTACGGAATCGGTTGCGGTTTGCGACAATCTCTTTTGGTCAGGGGGTGACGGCGACACTATTGCAAATGGCAGCCGCATATCTTTGCATTGCCAATGACGGATTGTATCTCAAGCCTTATTTGATTGAAGGGTTGGCAAATGGCGTTGGCGTTAGGGCAAATGGTGGAGGTAAAGCAATCCGTCAGGCGGTGAAGAAGTCCACGGCAAAAAGGATGAAGGACATCTTGGAAAGGGTGGTCATCAACGGCACGGGTAAGCTTGCGGCAATTCCCGGTGTGGCGGTTTGCGGGAAAACAGGCACTGCTCAGAAGGTGGAACCCTGGGGCGGATATTCAAGCACCCGTTCTTTGATGAGTTTTGTTGGCTTTTTACCCAAAGACAATCCGCGCTATGTGATTGCGGTGATGATTGATGAACCGAAAACGGTTCGGTTTGCTTCAGCAGCGGCATGCCCGGTTTTTAAAGAAATCGGCGAGCGACTGCTGGTATTGGAACAAATGGATAAGGTCGTTAGGCGATGA
- the rsmH gene encoding 16S rRNA (cytosine(1402)-N(4))-methyltransferase RsmH → MKRPGRVGSGCDSLAAAEAFHTPVLVNEVLELLEPCIKAGTVIDGTVGGGGHTEAIACRIKELGVNSRIVGLDLDPAAIRFAAERLKDFGCRVVDFDERRQRGESGNEKQNQLPQDAMIFLVRTSYVNMGEVVERLGVKPVTAVLMDLGVSSFQLNGERGFSFDRDGLLDMRFDPEGSGPTALEILRRASEQELRGWLRKYGEERFSGRIARKIHQHKERIRTSRELADVVRSAVPGFNVRKSLARVFQALRIVVNRELENVAAGLEAAVRVLAPGGRLAVICYQSGEDRCFKEVYRRWKGQEKGKKEKVETTGEHGEWTRRVRVLNPKPIRPCAEEVQINPRARSARLRVLEVVA, encoded by the coding sequence ATGAAGCGACCCGGCAGGGTTGGGAGTGGATGCGACAGTTTGGCAGCGGCGGAGGCTTTCCACACCCCGGTTCTGGTAAATGAGGTGTTAGAGTTGCTCGAGCCGTGCATCAAAGCCGGGACGGTTATTGATGGAACGGTAGGAGGGGGAGGCCATACTGAAGCGATTGCCTGTCGGATAAAGGAGTTAGGGGTAAATAGTCGGATAGTTGGCCTGGATTTGGACCCGGCAGCGATAAGGTTTGCGGCGGAAAGGTTGAAAGATTTTGGTTGCCGTGTGGTGGATTTTGATGAAAGAAGACAGCGCGGAGAAAGCGGAAATGAAAAGCAGAACCAACTACCACAGGATGCGATGATTTTTCTGGTGCGGACCAGTTATGTGAATATGGGTGAAGTGGTAGAACGGCTTGGAGTTAAGCCAGTGACTGCGGTGTTGATGGATTTAGGCGTTTCATCTTTTCAACTTAATGGAGAGCGGGGTTTTTCTTTTGATAGGGATGGTTTACTTGATATGCGTTTTGACCCGGAAGGGTCAGGTCCAACCGCACTGGAAATCTTGCGTCGGGCTTCGGAGCAGGAGTTGCGCGGATGGTTACGCAAGTACGGAGAGGAGCGATTTAGCGGTAGAATTGCCCGAAAGATTCACCAGCATAAGGAACGGATAAGAACAAGCCGGGAGTTGGCGGATGTGGTGCGGAGCGCTGTGCCAGGATTTAATGTTCGGAAGAGTCTGGCGCGGGTGTTTCAGGCGCTGCGGATAGTGGTAAACCGCGAGCTGGAAAATGTTGCAGCCGGACTTGAGGCGGCGGTAAGGGTTCTTGCTCCGGGCGGGAGGCTGGCGGTAATTTGTTATCAGTCAGGCGAAGACCGGTGTTTTAAGGAGGTGTACCGGCGCTGGAAGGGTCAAGAAAAGGGCAAGAAAGAGAAAGTTGAAACAACAGGTGAGCATGGTGAATGGACACGGCGGGTACGGGTTTTGAATCCGAAACCAATAAGACCGTGCGCAGAAGAGGTGCAGATTAATCCCCGGGCACGGAGCGCCCGTTTAAGGGTTCTGGAGGTGGTGGCATGA
- a CDS encoding division/cell wall cluster transcriptional repressor MraZ, producing MWKIGCGAGMGMRGRFFGTFEYTIDAKGRLAVPVAFRKKLGPEEDTFIFAPGRYQTIEVYPYSEWNDYEERVLRHQPEYTEAAQRFRILLYSQSGEAVLDVQGRILLPKHLREWAGIEQDVIVTGAGRSFLIWQPERFRKFVNEWMARYQEDRDEATRQGWEWMRQFGSGGGFPHPGSGK from the coding sequence GTGTGGAAAATAGGGTGTGGTGCTGGTATGGGTATGAGGGGTAGATTTTTCGGGACCTTTGAATATACGATAGATGCCAAAGGCAGGTTGGCGGTGCCGGTGGCGTTTCGAAAAAAACTTGGGCCTGAAGAGGACACTTTTATTTTTGCACCCGGGCGCTATCAAACTATCGAGGTTTATCCCTATAGCGAATGGAACGACTATGAAGAAAGGGTGTTGCGTCATCAGCCGGAATATACCGAAGCAGCGCAGCGGTTCCGAATTTTGTTGTATTCACAGTCTGGTGAAGCGGTGCTTGATGTCCAGGGAAGAATCCTTTTACCAAAGCATCTGAGGGAGTGGGCAGGTATTGAGCAGGATGTGATTGTTACCGGTGCTGGAAGGTCTTTTCTGATCTGGCAACCCGAACGATTCCGTAAGTTTGTTAATGAGTGGATGGCGCGGTATCAGGAGGATAGAGATGAAGCGACCCGGCAGGGTTGGGAGTGGATGCGACAGTTTGGCAGCGGCGGAGGCTTTCCACACCCCGGTTCTGGTAAATGA
- a CDS encoding PorV/PorQ family protein, protein MPVFRKPLLFSSLLLVFVFALGYGAEERLVGNAWLTIPVGTREAALAGAATATSYGPQGIFYNPAATAHSTPFTAQVEYTKWFLDTHHQSLFIARNFKHFVLGLGVVSFASGKFEYREEIPTEAPLGTFSPLDLTGYLNIARNFSPWANAGISCRYFYSKIMSNELSGFGVDIGARFHPLKNLSTGVAIIDFGRTMSYKYQLIWLPTRVRGGIAYNLPLGKNRLLLVTDGSWFFYSKKAEAQVGTEFQLGKILSLRTGYDLLNPANHLNFGLGVAVNRFRFDYAFSPLQFGLGSSHRFGVAYGISAPESDQQ, encoded by the coding sequence ATGCCCGTGTTTAGAAAACCGCTGCTGTTCAGCAGCCTCCTTTTAGTTTTTGTCTTCGCCCTCGGTTATGGAGCAGAAGAACGGCTTGTGGGCAACGCCTGGTTGACCATTCCGGTCGGCACCCGCGAAGCGGCTCTTGCCGGCGCCGCTACCGCCACTTCCTATGGACCACAGGGAATCTTCTACAACCCGGCAGCAACCGCTCATAGTACGCCTTTCACCGCTCAGGTTGAGTATACCAAATGGTTTCTTGACACTCACCATCAGTCGCTTTTTATTGCCCGCAACTTCAAACATTTTGTCCTTGGACTCGGTGTTGTCTCTTTCGCCAGCGGCAAATTTGAATACCGGGAAGAAATCCCCACGGAAGCGCCCTTAGGCACATTTTCGCCCCTTGACCTTACCGGCTATCTCAACATCGCCCGCAACTTTTCTCCCTGGGCAAATGCCGGCATATCGTGCCGTTACTTCTATTCTAAGATAATGAGCAACGAACTTTCCGGATTCGGGGTTGACATCGGCGCCCGATTCCACCCCCTGAAAAACCTGTCAACCGGAGTTGCCATTATCGACTTTGGTCGCACGATGTCCTATAAGTATCAACTTATCTGGCTTCCGACCCGGGTACGCGGCGGCATCGCCTACAACCTGCCGTTGGGCAAAAACCGTCTCCTCCTTGTTACTGACGGCTCCTGGTTTTTCTACTCCAAAAAGGCAGAGGCTCAAGTCGGCACCGAATTCCAGTTAGGTAAAATCCTTTCCCTGCGTACCGGTTACGACCTGTTAAACCCGGCAAACCATCTCAACTTCGGCCTGGGAGTTGCTGTAAACCGCTTCCGGTTTGACTATGCCTTTTCGCCCCTCCAGTTTGGACTCGGTTCGTCGCACCGCTTCGGCGTCGCTTACGGCATATCCGCCCCTGAATCTGACCAACAATAA
- a CDS encoding acetyl-CoA carboxylase carboxyltransferase subunit alpha, translating into MPSPSQGWLDFEQPLAELFDRLEEVTALGAESEIKRIQKQIEELKAKLYADLTPWQRVLLARHPRRPYTLDYIDRIVTDFVELHGDRAFADDPAIVAGLGKIDQVPFAIIGQQKGRDTKEKLARNFGMPHPEGYRKALRVMELAARHNVPILCLVDTPGAYPGIGAEERGQAEAIARNLREMSLFEVPIIVVVTGEGGSGGALAIAVGDRILMQENAVYSVISPEGCAAILWRDGSRAEQAAEVLKITAPDLLSLGVIDEIVQEPLGGAHHDWDEAARLLKKAVLANYYVLNTLPGDELVRRRIEKFRAIGVFQELPVSPDGSSR; encoded by the coding sequence ATGCCCTCTCCTTCCCAGGGCTGGCTCGACTTCGAGCAACCGCTTGCCGAACTTTTTGATCGTCTGGAAGAGGTCACCGCGCTCGGTGCCGAGTCCGAGATAAAACGCATCCAGAAACAGATTGAAGAACTCAAAGCCAAACTTTATGCCGACCTCACCCCCTGGCAACGGGTCCTGCTTGCCCGCCACCCAAGGCGTCCTTACACCCTTGACTACATCGACCGGATTGTCACCGACTTTGTCGAATTGCACGGCGACCGGGCATTTGCCGATGACCCGGCAATCGTTGCCGGTCTGGGCAAAATCGACCAAGTCCCCTTTGCCATCATCGGTCAGCAAAAGGGTCGGGACACAAAAGAAAAACTGGCACGCAACTTTGGTATGCCCCATCCCGAAGGCTATCGCAAGGCGCTGCGGGTAATGGAACTTGCCGCCCGGCACAATGTGCCAATCCTCTGCCTTGTTGACACCCCTGGTGCCTATCCGGGCATCGGCGCTGAGGAACGCGGCCAGGCAGAGGCGATTGCCCGCAACCTGCGCGAAATGTCACTCTTTGAAGTGCCGATTATCGTCGTCGTCACCGGTGAAGGTGGTTCGGGCGGCGCACTTGCAATTGCCGTTGGCGACCGGATTTTGATGCAGGAAAATGCGGTATATTCGGTCATCTCACCCGAAGGTTGTGCTGCCATCCTCTGGCGTGATGGTTCGCGCGCGGAACAAGCCGCCGAAGTCTTAAAAATCACCGCCCCGGACTTGCTCAGCCTTGGCGTCATTGACGAAATCGTTCAAGAACCGCTGGGCGGTGCCCATCACGACTGGGACGAAGCCGCCCGCCTGCTCAAAAAGGCGGTTCTGGCGAACTATTATGTCCTCAACACCCTGCCCGGTGATGAACTGGTGCGCCGGCGCATCGAAAAATTCCGCGCCATCGGCGTATTTCAGGAGTTACCAGTTTCCCCGGACGGGTCGTCCCGTTAA
- the era gene encoding GTPase Era, producing MANQPFRAGYVAIIGRPNAGKSTLLNRLLGHRLAIVTPKPQTTRHRILGILNGPDYQALLLDTPGILDPKYTLHKFMKEEIKKALDDSDVVLLVIDATEPELTDLKLLAGRRALVALNKIDAVPKQNLLPLTAECAQAGIEKVFMISALKGDGVDDLKKGIVELLPEGAPFYPPDSLSERPERFFVAELIREAVFNRYGAEIPYSTTVVIEEFRERPNRKDYIRAVIYVEKESQKGILIGEGGRALKKVGEIARESIEQFLGRPVYLELWVKVTKSWRQDENFIRQNLYF from the coding sequence ATGGCTAATCAACCCTTTCGCGCCGGCTATGTTGCTATCATCGGTCGGCCCAACGCCGGCAAATCAACCCTTTTGAACCGGCTCCTTGGTCATCGTCTTGCCATCGTCACCCCGAAACCGCAGACAACCCGGCATCGGATATTGGGCATCCTGAATGGCCCTGACTATCAGGCGCTCCTCCTTGACACACCCGGCATCCTTGACCCGAAATACACCCTGCACAAATTTATGAAAGAAGAGATTAAAAAGGCGCTGGACGATAGCGATGTTGTCCTCTTGGTCATCGATGCCACCGAGCCCGAATTAACCGACCTGAAACTACTTGCGGGCCGCCGCGCCCTTGTCGCCCTGAACAAAATTGACGCCGTCCCCAAACAAAACCTTTTGCCCTTGACCGCGGAGTGTGCTCAGGCTGGCATTGAAAAGGTGTTTATGATTTCCGCCTTAAAAGGTGATGGCGTTGACGACCTGAAAAAGGGCATTGTCGAACTTTTGCCGGAGGGCGCACCTTTCTATCCACCCGATTCCCTTTCCGAGCGGCCCGAGCGCTTCTTTGTTGCGGAACTCATACGCGAGGCGGTTTTCAACCGCTACGGTGCTGAAATCCCTTACTCCACAACCGTCGTGATTGAAGAGTTTCGGGAACGGCCCAACCGCAAAGACTACATCCGGGCGGTGATTTATGTGGAAAAGGAGTCGCAGAAGGGGATTTTAATCGGTGAAGGAGGCCGGGCGTTAAAAAAAGTGGGCGAAATCGCCCGGGAATCAATTGAGCAATTTTTAGGTCGGCCCGTCTATCTTGAACTCTGGGTCAAAGTTACCAAATCCTGGCGCCAGGACGAAAACTTCATCCGCCAGAACCTTTACTTCTGA
- the mce gene encoding methylmalonyl-CoA epimerase, with protein sequence MIKKIAHIAIAVPDLEAAAKFYAEQLGLKLTGKETVPHRKVTVGFIQIGETKIELVQPDSPDAPVAKFIAERGPGLHHICFEVDDVDAEFQRLSEAGVKIVDPAPQPGADGTKTFFIHPKATGGVLIELNQPAKGQK encoded by the coding sequence ATGATAAAAAAGATTGCCCATATCGCAATTGCGGTGCCCGATTTAGAGGCGGCAGCAAAATTTTACGCCGAACAACTGGGATTGAAGTTGACCGGTAAGGAGACGGTGCCACACCGCAAGGTGACGGTCGGATTCATCCAGATTGGCGAGACGAAGATTGAACTGGTGCAACCGGATTCACCCGATGCGCCTGTTGCCAAATTTATTGCCGAGCGGGGACCAGGGCTCCATCACATCTGTTTTGAAGTTGACGATGTTGATGCTGAATTCCAGCGGCTTTCCGAAGCCGGGGTTAAAATCGTTGACCCGGCACCACAGCCCGGTGCCGACGGTACCAAAACCTTCTTCATCCATCCCAAAGCAACCGGTGGCGTGCTGATTGAACTGAACCAACCGGCAAAGGGTCAGAAGTAA
- a CDS encoding methylmalonyl-CoA mutase family protein, translating to MAEDKERLKRALERWEAEVLKPALEKAPEQKDDWATVSGIPLKRVYTPLEREGEDYLEQQGLPGSFPFTRGVQPTMYRSRLWTMRQYAGFGSAEETNARYHYLLKQGQTGLSVAFDLPTQMGYDSDHPMARGEVGKVGVAISTLEDMERLFAGIPLDRVSTSMTINSTAAILLAMYCVIAERQGVEWKKLQGTIQNDVLKEYVARGTYIFPPRPSLRLVTDIIAWCAAEVPKWNTISISGYHIREAGATAVEEVAFTLSNGLEYVKAAKARGLEVDRFAPRLSFFFAAHTNIFEEVAKFRAARRLWARLLKERFGASDESCKLRFHTQTGGVTLTAQQPENNVIRVAYQALAAVLGGTQSLHTNSRDEALSLPTEESVTIALRTQQILGYETGVTDTVDPLAGSYFIESLTDEIEHRARALIDEVEKRGGAVSAIEQGFIQERIAESAWRYQREVEEGKRIVVGVNRFSDAVEPKLRLLRVDEALAEKRCQELAAFRARRDARSVQQALADVERVARTEENLMPVIVAAVRVGATVGEISDALRTVFGEYDRERR from the coding sequence ATGGCAGAAGATAAAGAAAGGTTGAAACGGGCACTTGAGCGGTGGGAGGCAGAGGTTTTAAAGCCGGCGCTGGAAAAGGCGCCCGAACAGAAGGACGATTGGGCGACAGTTTCGGGCATACCGTTGAAGCGGGTTTACACGCCGCTGGAACGGGAAGGGGAAGATTACCTTGAACAGCAGGGTTTGCCGGGAAGTTTCCCATTTACGCGCGGGGTTCAGCCGACAATGTACCGGTCGCGGCTGTGGACGATGCGCCAGTATGCGGGGTTTGGTTCGGCAGAGGAGACCAACGCCCGTTATCACTACCTTTTGAAGCAGGGTCAGACCGGACTTTCGGTGGCGTTTGATTTGCCGACCCAGATGGGTTACGATTCGGACCATCCGATGGCGCGGGGCGAGGTGGGCAAGGTTGGCGTAGCGATTTCAACGCTTGAGGATATGGAGCGGTTGTTTGCCGGGATTCCGCTGGACCGGGTGTCAACCTCGATGACGATTAACTCGACCGCGGCGATTCTGCTGGCGATGTACTGTGTTATCGCCGAGCGGCAGGGCGTAGAGTGGAAAAAGTTACAGGGAACGATTCAGAACGATGTTCTGAAGGAGTATGTGGCACGGGGGACTTACATATTTCCACCCCGGCCCTCGTTGCGACTGGTGACCGATATCATCGCCTGGTGTGCCGCTGAGGTACCGAAATGGAATACGATATCGATTTCCGGCTACCACATTCGCGAGGCAGGCGCAACCGCAGTTGAGGAGGTGGCGTTTACCCTATCAAACGGTCTGGAGTATGTCAAGGCGGCAAAGGCGCGCGGGCTGGAAGTGGACCGGTTTGCGCCCCGGCTGTCGTTTTTCTTTGCTGCCCATACCAACATCTTTGAGGAGGTGGCAAAGTTCCGGGCGGCACGGCGGTTGTGGGCGCGCCTGCTGAAAGAGCGTTTTGGCGCGTCAGACGAGTCGTGCAAGTTGCGCTTCCATACCCAGACCGGAGGCGTAACTTTAACCGCCCAGCAGCCGGAGAACAATGTTATCAGGGTGGCGTATCAGGCGCTCGCCGCGGTTTTGGGAGGGACCCAGAGTTTGCACACCAACTCGCGTGACGAGGCGCTGTCTTTGCCGACTGAGGAGTCGGTGACGATTGCTTTGCGTACCCAGCAGATTCTCGGTTATGAGACGGGTGTGACTGACACCGTTGACCCGCTTGCCGGTTCCTACTTTATTGAGAGTTTGACCGATGAGATTGAACACCGGGCACGGGCGCTGATTGATGAGGTGGAAAAACGGGGCGGCGCGGTGAGTGCAATTGAGCAGGGGTTTATTCAGGAGCGGATTGCGGAAAGCGCCTGGCGATATCAGCGTGAGGTGGAGGAGGGTAAGCGGATTGTGGTTGGCGTGAACCGGTTCAGTGACGCGGTTGAACCGAAACTGCGGCTGTTGCGGGTTGACGAGGCGCTGGCAGAGAAACGGTGCCAGGAACTTGCCGCATTTCGGGCGCGGCGCGACGCGAGGTCGGTACAGCAGGCGCTGGCAGATGTAGAACGGGTTGCTCGTACCGAAGAAAATTTGATGCCGGTGATTGTGGCAGCGGTGCGCGTTGGTGCGACGGTGGGAGAAATCAGCGATGCGCTGCGCACCGTGTTTGGTGAATATGACCGGGAAAGGAGATGA